The following proteins come from a genomic window of Dysidea avara chromosome 12, odDysAvar1.4, whole genome shotgun sequence:
- the LOC136240615 gene encoding uncharacterized protein, giving the protein MTVSVVQRLIGKVMLIAVVTSFIVLVNGSVCTDDVQFCPPGLCRVNSSCSCNCDHRSYQGVATCDSKFCQSTISPLFWAGYVDEEHIGDDRYFLTGYCPGGFCSSTNTIFSHYEELDEKICRPQSRTGILCGKCINGTSVYSNAYSPRCGKCGNLLQHGKYFGIFQYFMYEIFPLTVFFFLLVLFNFSLTSGPLVGFIFYSQVLHSVAAYNDQFRLNTEYPIPVVLFYSIWNLDFFEFVLPSYCLVENWNAFDVFMFHYVSAVTPLVLIVIVVLMVNYGKLLCLPVHCVRKILDRWIPKPNHSLLNSKQKRFLVNLKNKFFYPDSKLLHGIVAVLVLSYAKFVSLSFILLGPAFSLYLNWPTDIPAEFQRNSLRPFLDGTIPYFGEVHRRYAIPSVIIISLSFIPPTILLIRPFLLRYNRVETVLRRWLPLTKIDLFLNEFYHCYRPKFRWYAGVYFFYRILLFATSVYPLLSQQFAIQQLLCTFFLVVHCIAQPYCKKLYNYIDGILLGVLLCLSCLQEYSFFVSHGIIEEQLQSAYIGFTIACIPLIYLVLYMASIIIKHCCSAYHLTYHDVVVETNDNEEGFVNVYFLMESNRNELVAEYKSHNDSGLYSKESSF; this is encoded by the coding sequence GTTATGTTGATTGCTGTGGTGACATCATTTATTGTATTAGTTAATGGCAGCGTTTGTACTGATGATGTACAGTTTTGTCCTCCTGGGCTTTGTCGTGTTAACTCCAGTTGTTCCTGTAATTGTGACCATAGATCTTATCAAGGAGTGGCTACTTGTGACTCCAAATTCTGTCAGTCTACCATCTCTCCATTATTTTGGGCTGGTTATGTTGATGAAGAGCACATTGGAGACGATAGATATTTTTTAACTGGGTACTGTCCCGGTGGGTTCTGCAGTAGTACCAATACAATATTTAGTCATTACGAAGAACTGGATGAAAAGATTTGTCGACCACAAAGTAGGACTGGCATTCTATGTGGAAAGTGTATTAATGGAACATCAGTGTACTCTAATGCTTATTCACCAAGGTGTGGAAAGTGTGGAAATCTGCTGCAACATGGAAAATATTTTGGAATCTTTCAATACTTTATGTATGAAATATTCCCCCTAACTGTATTCTTCTTTTTGTTAGTTTTGTTCAATTTTAGTTTAACTTCTGGTCCTTTGGTTGGGTTTATTTTCTATTCTCAAGTTCTTCATTCTGTTGCAGCATATAATGATCAGTTCAGACTAAATACCGAATACCCTATACCTGTAGTGTTATTCTATAGCATTTGGAACCTTGACTTTTTTGAGTTTGTCTTACCATCTTATTGTCTTGTGGAAAATTGGAACgcttttgatgtttttatgtTTCATTACGTATCAGCAGTTACACCGTTGGTCTTAATTGTCATAGTAGTGTTGATGGTGAACTATGGAAAACTGTTGTGTCTTCCTGTGCACTGTGTAAGAAAAATTTTAGATCGGTGGATACCAAAGCCAAACCATTCACTCCTGAATAGCAAACAAAAAAGGTTTTTGGTGAACTTAAAGAATAAGTTTTTTTACCCAGACTCTAAACTGTTACATGGGATTGTTGCAGTGCTGGTGTTATCGTATGCAAAGTTTGTGTCCCTGTCATTTATCTTATTAGGCCCAGCCTTTTCACTGTATCTCAACTGGCCAACTGACATTCCAGCTGAGTTCCAGCGTAATAGTTTGCGTCCATTTCTGGATGGGACCATACCATATTTTGGAGAAGTTCACAGGCGATATGCTATTCCATCTGTTATTATAATATCACTATCATTTATACCACCAACAATATTGCTTATTAGGCCATTTCTACTGAGATATAACAGAGTTGAAACTGTGCTAAGAAGATGGCTACCTCTTacaaagattgatttgtttttaaACGAATTTTATCACTGTTATCGTCCAAAGTTTCGATGGTATGCTGGTGTGTATTTCTTTTATCGGATATTATTATTTGCAACATCGGTTTATCCTCTTTTATCCCAACAATTTGCCATTCAACAATTACTCTGTACTTTCTTTCTGGTTGTACACTGTATAGCCCAGCCATATTGTAAGAAGCTGTACAATTATATTGATGGAATACTACTGGGTGTGTTGCTGTGTTTAAGTTGCTTACAGGAATACTCCTTCTTTGTTAGTCATGGGATTATAGAAGAGCAACTGCAATCAGCTTATATTGGTTTTACAATAGCTTGTATTCCATTGATCTATCTAGTTCTTTACATGGCATCAATTATTATCAAACATTGTTGCTCTGCATACCATCTGACTTACCACGATGTTGTGGTTGAGACTAATGATAATGAAGAAGGTTTTGTTAATGTGTATTTTCTGATGGAATCAAACAGAAATGAATTAGTGGCAGAGTACAAGAGTCACAATGATTCTGGACTTTATTCAAAAGAAAGTAGCTTCTAG